In Nerophis ophidion isolate RoL-2023_Sa linkage group LG02, RoL_Noph_v1.0, whole genome shotgun sequence, one DNA window encodes the following:
- the tcta gene encoding T-cell leukemia translocation-altered gene protein homolog, which translates to MMEESWDFEFLSSIADSCLSFMSEFVEDWLSNDLRVSIFKILLSWLILSLVAIHFAWKVYGNTVNDMYYRQGSGQNGSTPDTTAGSGRWGGAAGEPFKTHGD; encoded by the exons ATGATGGAGGAATCTTGGGATTTTGAGTTTCTGTCCAGTATCGCGGACAGTTGCTTGTCATTTATGTCTGAGTTCGTGGAGGACTGGCTGTCAAACGACCTGAGAGTGTCCATATTTAAAATCCTTCTCAGCTGGTTGATTTTAAGCCTTGTAGCAATTCACTTCGCCTGGAAGGTGTACGGGAACACGGTGAACGACATGTATTACAGACAGG GGAGTGGACAAAACGGGAGTACGCCTGACACAACAGCTGGCTCAGGACGATG GGGTGGTGCCGCGGGAGAACCTTTCAAGACTCACGGAGATTGA
- the glyctk gene encoding glycerate kinase isoform X1 encodes MKGRGGSVRRWRCDFGKAAKVTQRAGSHCFGIPIAFFTGNSIKATMARLLSLFRPQPFVTLLGNRNMSLDYGARQVFVAAVESVQPDVVVRQGLQRKNDSVIVGGHEFPLQNNVHIVGFGKAVLGMAAEAERIVEDHLVGGVISVPHGIQQTLRQHGKNHLLVTGSSRIRVMEGAQHNLPDSDSMKASECITKLASELTDKDLLLVLISGGGSALLPAPSPPITLQEKLDVTRKLAAAGATIQELNTVRRALSTLKGGGLARCAHPAQVLGLILSDVIGDPLDLIASGPTVGGQVCREDVLAVLERYKLLDSAPASVKDVLGRLPQRQEVKGEEAGHVLNAVIGSNSVALQRAAHRAQELGFNPLVLSPGVCGDVRSVSHLYGLLARFAGPHQEPSSEIRAKVLNLGPEVGVDSEDLRRTMQSLERLRSQAGGTTCVLAGGEPTVQLTGKGRGGRNQELAMRVGLELRGFQGPVFLSGGTDGQDGPTEAAGAVTDGGLHEEAERQGLDISSFLKNNDSFTFFKRLSGGHNLLQPGLTCTNVMDVHILIIPH; translated from the exons ATGAAAGGCAGGGGAGGGTCAGTGCGACGCTGGCGATGTG ACTTTGGAAAGGCTGCTAAGGTGACACAAAGAGCCGGCAGCCATTGTTTTGGAATCCCAATTGCATTTTTCACAG GCAATTCCATTAAGGCAACAATGGCACGTCTTCTTTCTCTGTTCCGGCCCCAACCATTTGTGACTCTGCTTGGGAACAGGAACATGTCACTGGACTACGGAGCACGCCAGGTGTTTGTGGCGGCGGTGGAGTCCGTGCAGCCGGACGTTGTGGTCCGTCAGGGCTTGCAGCGTAAAAACGACTCGGTCATCGTCGGAGGACACGAATTCCCCCTGCAGAACAACGTGCACATCGTGGGCTTTGGCAAAGCCGTGCTGGGCATGGCCGCCGAGGCAGAGAGGATTGTGGAAGATCACCTCGTGGGCGGAGTCATCAGCGTGCCACACGGCATTCAGCAGACCTTAAGGCAACACGGTAAAAA TCACCTGCTGGTAACAGGAAGTAGTCGCATCAGAGTCATGGAGGGCGCTCAACACAACCTGCCTGACTCTGACTCCATGAAGGCGTCCGAGTGCATCACCAAGTTGGCGAGTGAACTCACAGACAAAGACCTGCTGCTGGTTCTTATCTCAG GTGGAGGTTCTGCACTGTTACCTGCACCCAGCCCTCCAATAACGCTGCAGGAGAAGTTGGACGTCACTCGCAAACTGGCGGCCGCCGGTGCCACCATTCAAGAGCTGAACACGGTGCGACGCGCTCTTTCCACCTTAAAAGGCGGAGGACTTGCACGATGTGCTCATCCTGCTCAG GTGCTCGGGTTGATACTGTCTGACGTGATCGGCGACCCATTGGACCTGATAGCGAGCGGCCCCACTGTGGGGGGTCAGGTGTGTCGCGAGGACGTGCTGGCTGTTCTTGAGCGCTACAAGCTGCTGGACTCCGCACCCGCCTCTGTTAAGGACGTGCTGGGGAGACTGCCTCAGCGACAGGAAGTTAAGGGGGAGGAGGCGGGGCATGTCCTCAACGCCGTGATCGGCTCCAACAGCGTCGCCCTCCAGCGTGCGGCCCATCGTGCGCAGGAATTGGGTTTTAACCCGCTGGTGCTTTCGCCGGGAGTTTGTGGCGATGTGCGGTCGGTGTCCCATCTGTACGGCCTCTTGGCTCGCTTCGCCGGCCCCCACCAGGAACCCTCGTCTGAGATCCGAGCCAAGGTGCTGAATCTAGGACCCGAGGTGGGCGTGGACAGCGAGGACCTGCGCCGCACCATGCAGAGCTTGGAGCGGCTCCGTTCACAGGCGGGGGGCACTACTTGTGTGTTGGCGGGGGGAGAGCCCACCGTGCAGCTGACGGGTAAAGGCCGTGGAGGTCGGAACCAGGAGCTGGCAATGAGAGTGGGACTGGAGCTGAGAGGTTTCCAGGGTCCCGTCTTCCTGAGCGGCGGGACCGACGGTCAGGATGGACCCACCGAGGCGGCGGGGGCCGTTACTGATGGAGGGTTGCATGAAGAGGCCGAGAGACAAGGCCTGGACATTTCCAGCTTCCTCAAAAACAATGATTCCTTCACTTTTTTTAAACGCCTCTCTGGGGGGCACAACTTACTGCAACCGGGGCTAACCTGCACCAACGTCATGGACGTGCACATCCTGATTATTCCACACTGA
- the glyctk gene encoding glycerate kinase isoform X2, with the protein MSLDYGARQVFVAAVESVQPDVVVRQGLQRKNDSVIVGGHEFPLQNNVHIVGFGKAVLGMAAEAERIVEDHLVGGVISVPHGIQQTLRQHGKNHLLVTGSSRIRVMEGAQHNLPDSDSMKASECITKLASELTDKDLLLVLISGGGSALLPAPSPPITLQEKLDVTRKLAAAGATIQELNTVRRALSTLKGGGLARCAHPAQVLGLILSDVIGDPLDLIASGPTVGGQVCREDVLAVLERYKLLDSAPASVKDVLGRLPQRQEVKGEEAGHVLNAVIGSNSVALQRAAHRAQELGFNPLVLSPGVCGDVRSVSHLYGLLARFAGPHQEPSSEIRAKVLNLGPEVGVDSEDLRRTMQSLERLRSQAGGTTCVLAGGEPTVQLTGKGRGGRNQELAMRVGLELRGFQGPVFLSGGTDGQDGPTEAAGAVTDGGLHEEAERQGLDISSFLKNNDSFTFFKRLSGGHNLLQPGLTCTNVMDVHILIIPH; encoded by the exons ATGTCACTGGACTACGGAGCACGCCAGGTGTTTGTGGCGGCGGTGGAGTCCGTGCAGCCGGACGTTGTGGTCCGTCAGGGCTTGCAGCGTAAAAACGACTCGGTCATCGTCGGAGGACACGAATTCCCCCTGCAGAACAACGTGCACATCGTGGGCTTTGGCAAAGCCGTGCTGGGCATGGCCGCCGAGGCAGAGAGGATTGTGGAAGATCACCTCGTGGGCGGAGTCATCAGCGTGCCACACGGCATTCAGCAGACCTTAAGGCAACACGGTAAAAA TCACCTGCTGGTAACAGGAAGTAGTCGCATCAGAGTCATGGAGGGCGCTCAACACAACCTGCCTGACTCTGACTCCATGAAGGCGTCCGAGTGCATCACCAAGTTGGCGAGTGAACTCACAGACAAAGACCTGCTGCTGGTTCTTATCTCAG GTGGAGGTTCTGCACTGTTACCTGCACCCAGCCCTCCAATAACGCTGCAGGAGAAGTTGGACGTCACTCGCAAACTGGCGGCCGCCGGTGCCACCATTCAAGAGCTGAACACGGTGCGACGCGCTCTTTCCACCTTAAAAGGCGGAGGACTTGCACGATGTGCTCATCCTGCTCAG GTGCTCGGGTTGATACTGTCTGACGTGATCGGCGACCCATTGGACCTGATAGCGAGCGGCCCCACTGTGGGGGGTCAGGTGTGTCGCGAGGACGTGCTGGCTGTTCTTGAGCGCTACAAGCTGCTGGACTCCGCACCCGCCTCTGTTAAGGACGTGCTGGGGAGACTGCCTCAGCGACAGGAAGTTAAGGGGGAGGAGGCGGGGCATGTCCTCAACGCCGTGATCGGCTCCAACAGCGTCGCCCTCCAGCGTGCGGCCCATCGTGCGCAGGAATTGGGTTTTAACCCGCTGGTGCTTTCGCCGGGAGTTTGTGGCGATGTGCGGTCGGTGTCCCATCTGTACGGCCTCTTGGCTCGCTTCGCCGGCCCCCACCAGGAACCCTCGTCTGAGATCCGAGCCAAGGTGCTGAATCTAGGACCCGAGGTGGGCGTGGACAGCGAGGACCTGCGCCGCACCATGCAGAGCTTGGAGCGGCTCCGTTCACAGGCGGGGGGCACTACTTGTGTGTTGGCGGGGGGAGAGCCCACCGTGCAGCTGACGGGTAAAGGCCGTGGAGGTCGGAACCAGGAGCTGGCAATGAGAGTGGGACTGGAGCTGAGAGGTTTCCAGGGTCCCGTCTTCCTGAGCGGCGGGACCGACGGTCAGGATGGACCCACCGAGGCGGCGGGGGCCGTTACTGATGGAGGGTTGCATGAAGAGGCCGAGAGACAAGGCCTGGACATTTCCAGCTTCCTCAAAAACAATGATTCCTTCACTTTTTTTAAACGCCTCTCTGGGGGGCACAACTTACTGCAACCGGGGCTAACCTGCACCAACGTCATGGACGTGCACATCCTGATTATTCCACACTGA